The genomic DNA AGCGGCACGCCTGAACTGCCGGAAGGACCGACGCTCAGCCCGACCCAGGCCCGCGCGCTGATCGAACGATTGCTGCCGGAGCGCATCGCTGATCGGAGCGGCTGGGCTGTCGATATCTACGCAAGCTTCGCGGCAATGGAACTGGCGCCGACGCCGTCGAACGTCTGTTCGGTGATCGCGGTCGCCGAGCAGGAATCGGGTTTTCAGGTCGATCCGGCGGTGCCCGGTCTCGCGGCCATCGCCTGGAAGGAGATCGACACTCGGGCTGCCGCGCACAGCCTGCCGAAGCTGGTGGTGCATACCGCGCTGCGGGTGAACTCGCCGGATGGCCGCAGCTATGCCGAGCGCATCGATGCTGCGAAGACCGAGCGCGAGCTGAGCGAGATCTTCGATGACCTGATCGGCTCGCTGCCGCTGGGCCGCACGTTCTTTGCCGATCGCAACCCTGTGCGTACTGGCGGACCGATGCAGGTCAGCATCGCTTATGCGGAGCAGCAGGCTGAGCGACGGCCGTATCCGTATCCAGTCGATCAGTCGCTTCGCCGCGAAGTGTTCACGCGGCGCGGCGGGCTGTATTTCGGCATTGCCCATTTGCTCGACTATCCGGCCAGCTATCAGGACCCGATCTATCGCTTCGCCGATTTCAACGCCGGCCATTACGCCAGCCGCAACGCGGCGTTCCAGAGCGCGCTGAGTCTGTTGTCCGGCATTCCGCTGGCGCTCGATGGCGATCTGCTGCGCATCGGTGGCGAGGACGACAAGCCGGGCCAGACCGAACTGGCGGCGCGGGTGCTGGCCAAGCGTCTGGACATGAGCAACGGCGATATCCGCGACGATCTGCAGCGCGGTGATGACGCGAAGTTCGAGCGCAGCACGCTCTACGAACAGGTGTTCGAACGTGCCGAGCAGGCCGAAGGCCGGCCGCTGCCGCGCGCCGTGTTGCCGCAGATCCAGCTCAAGAGCCCGAAGATCACTCGCAAGCTGACCACCGACTGGTTCGCCAAGCGGGTGGACGAGCGCTACAAGCGCTGCCTGCTGCGAGCGCCGTGATTGGCTCGCGCCAAGTGTTCGATGTTCAGCCGAGCAGCAGCCAGAGCCAGACCGGCAGCACCGCGAAGTAGAGCAGGGTGGTCGCCACCAGCACCGAGGCGAGCAGTTCAGTATCCAGCCCGTAGCGTTCGGACAGCATCACCGTCGCCATCATCGTCGGCATGCCGGCCAGCAGGATGATCGAGACCGACAACTCGCTGCGGCCGAGGAACGGCAGGCACAGCGCGGCGACCAGCGCCGGCATCAGCACCAGCTTGAGCAGGCAGGCCACGGCGAGCAGGCCGGGGCGCTTGCGCAGCGCTGCAGGCGACAGCGACATGCCGATGGTCAGCAGCATCGCCGGCACCGCGGCCTGGCCGAGCAGTTCGGCGGTACGGTCGATGACGATGGGGTTCGGCAGCCCGAGCAGGTTCACCGCGAAGCCGGCGGCGAAGGCCCAGACCGGCGGCAGGCGCGAGAAGCTGCGGAGGAAGGTCGCGAGGCTGAAGCCGTCGCCGCCACCCTCGACCTTGCCCCAGGCGCTGGCCAGGCCGGCGCCGAAGCTCCAGAACAGCATCGAGACGCCGAGGATGTCGGCATAGACGGCGAAGCGCGCCGCTTCGTCGCCGTACAAGGGCTGCAGCACCGACAGACCGATCGACAGGATGTTGCCGAACGAGCAGGCAATGATCAGCGCGCCGAGCTGCCGCCGCGCGAGTTGTTGAAACAGGCCGCTGCGCGCGAACACCAGCCAGGCCAGCGCGGCGGCGATCAGCAGACCCACCCAGGTGTACAGCGGCACCCAGAAGAAATCCGCGCCGAACCGCGCGTGGCTGACCACGTGATAGGCCAGCCCCGGATAGAACGCGTACATCACCAGCAGGTTGATCGCACGGCGCGCCTGCAGCGCATCGAGGCCACCCGGCGCGGTGAGCTTCCACAGATAACCGAAGGCGATCAGCAGGGCGATGGGGGCAAGACTTTCGCCCAGCGAAATCAGCAGGTGTTCGGACATTTCGGAACGTCGGGAATCAGGCGGGCTGCTGCGGGGCAGCCGAAACGCAGTTGGATGGGAAGAGATGATGCAGCAGTTGACTGGTCTGGAGCGGCAAGCTGGTCCGCCCTCATTGATCAAGCCCGGCCCGGCACTGCAAGCTCGGCATCCGTGATCGATCGCCTTCGTTCACGGACATCACAAGAACGATAAATGCCGGGGAGAACGTCATGCACGAGACCATCAGCGCGCGCTTCGATTTCGCAGCTCACCATGCCGATGTGCTCGGCAGCCGCATGCACTACATCGATACCGGCCCGGCCGGCGATGAAGTGGTGCTGTTCCTGCACGGCAATCCCACCTCGTCCTATCTCTGGCGCAACATCATTCCGCACGTGGCGCCGCAGGCACGCTGCATCGCCCCCGATCTGATCGGCTTCGGCAAGTCCGACAAGCCCGATATCGCTTACCGCTTCGAGGACCATGTTCGCTACATCGATGCCTTCATCGAGACGCTGGGGCTGAAGCGACTGACCCTGGTGCTGCACGACTGGGGTTCGGCGATCGGCCTGAACTGGGCGCGGCGCCATACCGATCGCGTCAAGGGCGTCGCGCTGATGGAGTTCATCGCGCCGGTGAAGTCATGGTCGGACTGGCCGGAGAATCTGCAGCCGGTGTTCCAGGCATTCCGCACGCCGGGCAGCGGCGAAGAGATGGTCATCGAGCAGAATTTCTTCATCGAGAAAGTGCTGCCGGGCGCCGTGGTGCGCGGGCTGACGGAAGAGGAGATGAGCCACTACCGCGCGCCGTTCCACGACAAGGCCACACGCAAGCCGATGCTGGTGTTCCCGAACCAGTTGCCGATTGCCGGGCAGCCTGCCGATGTCGTCGCCGCCACCGAGGCCTACATGGCCTGGCTGACCGAGACCGAGGTGCCGAAGCTGCTGTTCTGGGGCACGCCGGGCGTGCTGGTCACGCCGGCACTTGCGGCGCGCTATGCCGAAACCTTCCCCAGGCTGCGCAGCGTCGATATCGGGCCGGCGCTGCACTACGTCCAGGAAGACCATCCGCATTTGATCGGCAAGACCATCGCGGCGTGGATGGGCGAACAACGGGCGAGCATCCAGTCCGCATAGGGCAGCGAAGGGCTTGGGGTCGAGTGCGAAAGGTATGCTGGCCCGCACTCCCTGACGTTCGAACCTCCGATGCGCAATCTGGACTTCACTTCCTGGCAGTCACTGATCTCGACCTTGCTGGGGCTGGCGGTCATCACCCTGATCGGGGTCGGCATCCGCATCATGGTGATGCAGACGATCCAGCAGCGCCGCGAGCGGGAAAACCGGCAGATCAACGAGCGCCTGCGCATCCTGATCGCCGCCTACAAGACGCTGGGCGGCTCGTTCACCGGCGAGCTGATGGTCGATCCGTTTCATCTGCGCGACCTGAAACGCCGCAGCGAGGAAAGCGGCGAGGCCGAGCTGCCAGCCCCGAGTGAACGGGCCCGGCGCATGCGCGATGCCGTCGAGGCGGCGCTGTCGGACATCGTGCTGCTCGGTACCGAAGAGCAGGTCGCCCTGGCGGCGCAAGCCGCCAGCGAACTGGTCGCGGGCCGACGCATCGAAACGGCGGCCTTGGTCGTTTCACTGCGCAACTTCATTCGTGGCGTGCTGGACCTCGAACCGGTCGCGGCGAGCGTGTCCATCCCCAAGCAGGGTCCTTCGCGTCCCGGCGCCGGCTCGAAGGACAAGGGCGAGAAAGGCAAGGACGACGCGCGTGGCGGCAAAGGCGGCGGGGGCGGCAATGACGGAATGGGCGCTGGTGCCGGTGTCGGCCTCGGCGCCGGTCTGGGGATCGGTGCGCAGGGCTTGTCGAACGACGACCATGATCCTGGCCGCTAGGTCTTCGATCGAGCGCATGGCACTCGCCCTTTGCCCATGACGTTACTCGACAGCCTGCACAACTTCGTCGATGCGCTGCCGTCGCCGGTGCGTGCAGCGCTGGATGCGGTCAGCATCAGCCGCAGCTTGCCGGCGGAGAGCCGCCTGCTTCGCGCCGGCACTTTGCCGAAAGAGGTTTTCCAGATCATCGACGGGCGCGTGAAGTACAGCGCCTGGGACCACCTCGGCCGGGAGACCGTGCTGACCTACATGACGCGTGGCGATTGGATGGGGCTGTCCGAGATGTTCACCGAGCTGCCGTCGGCCTGGAACGTCGTGGCGCAGTCGCCGGTCATCGTGCGGGTGATCAAGCGCCATGACTTTCTTCGATTGATCGACGAGCATCCGGAGCTGTCGCGGCAGCTGCTGAAGATGTTTGCGCTGCGCTTCAGCCTGCATCGTCTGTTCGGGCTCGATCACAGCGCACTGTCCTTGAAGGAGCGGCTGGTCAAGATGCTGTACTTCCTGTCCTTCAGCTACGAGAAGGAGGCTGCGGACGATCAGGCCGTGTTCATGAAGCTGTCGCAGGAAGAGCTGGGCAAGATCGTCGGTGCCTCGCGCCAGAAGCTCAACCCGGCGCTGAAGTCGCTGGAGCGGGAACAGATGCTGGACGTGCACATCGGCGGCGTCAGCCTGCGCAGCCGCACGGCCATCGTCCAGCGCTATGGCCATCTTCTGCATGCTGTCGAGCCGCCATCCCGCTGATGCGTTGCTGTCACTTCGGTGACAGCGCAACGCAGCACTGGCCTGACAAACTCCGCGCACGCTGCTGGTGGCCATCATGGTCCTGGCCCGATTACCAGAAGGCTCGTTCAAGAGCCGAAGACCCCGAGGAGAATGCCCATGCCCGTCATCACGAAATCCTTCGCCGACTTTCCGAAGGAGCACGCCTTCCGCCACCCGATGAAGCCGGGTGGGCGAGAGTCGCTGGCCCACATGCTGATGTTCCCGGAGCACGGCATCGCCGGCTTCATCTATCCCACCGTGCTCGCCGATGGTCATGCCAAGGGCAGGGCGACCCTGTTCGGGCCGGGGCTGAAGGAGCCGATCCACGAGCAGATCGACGAAGAAGTGGCGGCCACGCTGAACTTCGACAACTGGACTTCCGGCCCGCTGCGGATGGCGGTGATCGAGCCGCATCAGCGGGTCGATCTCGCCTGGGATGGCGAGCGCATCAAGTTCGATGGCCACTTCGAAGCGTTGCATCCGCCGTATGCCTTCAGCTCGCATCCGGACGGCAACCCGCCGTATTACGGCGACGATCGCACCGAGCAGCATGGCCGCCTGAAGGCGACGCTCGAAGTGGACGGCCGCAAGATGAAGGGCGACGGCTACCTGATCCGCGATCACTCCTGGGGGCCGCGCATCTGGGGCCTGAACCAGCACTACAAGTGGTTCCACGCCACCACCGAGCGCTGCTCGATCCACTTCTTCGAAATGCTGTCCTTCGGCCGCCGCCAGGTCCGCGGCTTCCTGCATCAGGACGGCGTGATGCGCCATCTGACCGACGTCAGCTACGACTTCACCTACGACGATCAGATGATGCAGAAGACCTTCCAGGCCACGGTCACCGATACCGATGGCCGCAAGCTGCGGGTCGACTGCAAGGCCTTCGCCAACATCCAGCTCGAATTCGATCCGATGGTCTATCTCAACGAGGCCGCGCTGACGCTTGAGATCGACGGCCAGACCGGCACCGGCTGGTGCGAGTTCTGCTGGAACCGCAACTACTACACGTTCGCGCGCGACTACGTGAAGCAGTACGGCTGAACCTAGCCTCAGCGCGGGCTGGACGCGCCGCCGTCGGAGAGTTGCAGCCGGCGGATCGCAAGCTGGGCGGACGGACGATCGTGCACGCCCAGCTTTTCGTAGACGTTGCGGGTATGCCATTTCGCCGTTTCCGGCGAGATGCGCAAGGTCTGGGCGATGCGCTTGGTCGACAGGCCACGGCCGACCAGGAACAGGATTTCCCGCTCGCGCGTGGTGAAGCCCGGGTCCTGGCCGCTCAGGGTCGCGTCGGTCCAGCCGCTGCCGGGCACGATCATTCGCGAGCCTGAAGGCGCCGCCGGAATGCTGGTGGTGCCGGCCGCCTTGAGGCGATCGAGATAGGCGTGCAACGGTGCCGGAACGGCGCGCCGCAGCTCGGCGGATTCGAGCAGCGTGAGATCGCCGATCTGATCGACGATGCTGCGGATCAAGCCCAGCGGCGCGCTGCGCTGCACGACATCGGCCAGTGCTTCGATCGCATTGGCCTTGTCACCAGCAGCCCAGCGAACAACTGCCAGCAAGGTGTCGACGGTGACCTTGACTCTCGTCCATGGCAGCTCGGCAAGCGCCAGCGACAAGGCTTCCGCTTCCCGCAACGCAGTGGTGACATCCTGGCGGCCGATCAGCACCCGAATCTGCGAGACGCGGCTCAGGTAGTTGATCACGCCTTGCGGCGTATCCAGCAGGCCGGCTTCATCGTGGCGCAGTGCGTCCAACCTTCCGCACAGCTCGGCAAGCTCATGGCTTCTGCCGTCGCGCAACGCGATCTGGATCTTCGCAGCCAGCGCGTGGGCGACGATGCGGGGCAGGTGGCTTTCCTCGCCGACGCGCAGCACATCGTCGAGCAGTTCGCTGGCTTCGGCCCCGGCGTTGCGCAGACGCAGGCAGTGCGCCAGCGCGACCCCGGCAGCACTGACACTGCCCGGCGTCGAATACTTCACCCGCAGATGGCTGCGGCCACTGGCCAGGGCCAAGACCTCGTCTATGCGATCGGCTTCATGAAGGATTTCCAGCAGCGGGCCGAGCGCGACGACGACCACCATAGAGCGCCGGCCGCGCAGATCCTCGGCCAGTTTCACGGCGCGGCGGAAGATCGCTTCGGCGGCATCGATCTGCCCTTCGGCGGCATAGCACTCACCGGAAACGATCGAGGCATAGGCATGGACCAGCAGGCCCTGGCCCTGCATCTCGAGGCAGGCCATCCGATACAGCAGCTGGCGGGCTTCGTCGAAACGCCCTTGGCTGAACAGGCACCAGGCCTGGACGCTGGCGCAGCCGGCGCGAACGATGGCGCTTTCCTCGCGCACCGCGGCCGGCACCGCTTCGACGGCGGCCAGCGCCGCATCCGGGTGATCCGAGATCGCCTGGCTGAATGCCGTCGCCGTCATTACTTCAACGTTGAACACCGGATTGCTGCGCGTGGCGGCCAGCAGGCGCGCCGAAGCCAGCACGTCCGACGCGGCATCGGTCTCGTGCATGGTCACCCGCGCCCAGACTTCGGTGAGCTGCAGGCCGGGATGCTGATCGAGATGCTCGGGATGCAGGCGTGCCAGCCAGGCCAGGCAGCGATCCGGGAAACCTTCCATGGCGATGTTGCGGCCTTCGGTTTCCAGTAGCGCACTGGCCTGCACGAGCTCGCCGCTGTCGATCAGGTAGTCGATCGCCAGCGCCGCGTTGCCGTGAGTGCGATACCACTCCGCCAGCCGCCGGCAGATGCTGGCGTAACGGCTGCGGTGCTCGGACTCCATCCGCGCCCGCAGCGCATGACGGACGGCGGGGTGGGCGACATAGCCGCCCTTGCTCAATGCCCGCACCAGCGGATTGCGTCGCGAGATCGCTTCGAGATCGGGGCGGGCGGCCTCGTCATCGGCGACCACGAAGTTCATCAGCGCCTGATCGACCTGAGGCGCCAGCGCCAGCACTTCCACTGCCAGCCGATCGAGCGCTGGCAGCTCGCCGATGATCTCTTCGGCGATGTAGGCGGACAGCTCGCGCCGCGGCATCTGGCCGTCACGCAGCAGCGTTTCCAGCGAGGCTCCCCGACCAAGGTTGGAGACCAGCACGCTGAGCAGACCGGGCCAGCCCTGGGTCTGCTCGAAGACTTCGTTGAGCGCCGCAGCGCCGAGCGACTCGCCCGATTCGCGGATCAGGAACTCGGTCATCTCGGCAAAGCAGAAGGCCAGCTCCGCAGGTTCGATCAGCATCAGCCGGCGCTGCGCGAACAGCGATGCCAGACGCAGGCCCGGGTTGGAGCGCCCGGCCATCACGATCCGCGTCATCGGCGGCAGGTGCTGGAGCAGCTGATCGATCAGCGCCAGATTGTCCGGGTGCCGGATGCAGTGCAGATCGTCGATCAGCAGGGTCAGCGGGGTGTCGAGCAGCGCCAGCGCGTTGACCACGGCGGCGACGAAGTCATCACCGTGGCTGGCCCTGAAACGCACGCCGACTCGGGACAGTGCTTCGCCGAGGTAGAGGGCGAAGCGCTCCGGCGTGTCGGCATCCTTGCCCAGGCTCAGCCATGCGAGCTTGCCCGGCCGGGCGCCGAGTTCTGTGTGCAGGCTGCGCAACAGGCTGGTCTTGGCGTAGCCGGCCGGCGCGAACACCGCGACGATCTGCCCCGGTGCTTCCAGACACTTCAGCGCCCAGTCGCCGAAGCCACTGCGCTTCAGACCGAGCGTCGGCAAGGTCGGTGGCGTCAGGCGGCTTTGCAGGATGCGATCCGGCACGGGGCGGCTACTCGAAGGCTTCGATCGGGCGCTGATTATCCACAAATGGGCTGTCCAACCTGCTTTCGGCGGCCAACCCACCCATCAGGCCACCCCGGGTGGGGGGCGCTGTCCGAATGCACACGGCTAATAATCTCGCTACCCATAAGACCCGGTGGCGGCCGCTTGCATGGTCAGTCACCTTGCTGGAGGAGCCGCAATGAAAGTCCGCGAGATCGACATCGATTTCAGCCAGGCGAAACTGCACTGGACGCCGGAAGACCCCGAGTTCGCGCAGTTCTGGAATGGCACGTCCACCTTCCTGCCTTACCTCGAACCCTTCCTCAACCGGACCGTCCGCGCCGGCATCGACATGCTGCCACCGGAGATGACCGAGCTGCGCGAGGATTGCCGCATCTTCATCGCCCAGGAAGGCCGGCACTACAAGAATCACGCGAAGCTCAACGCCTTCCTGCGCGCCTCCGGCTACCCCGGACTGGCCGCGCGCGAAGCGAAGATGAAAGCGGACTACGAGCGCTTCGAGAAGGAAAAGGGCCACAAGTACTGCATGGGCTACGCCGAAGGCTTCGAGACGCTCGGCCCGATCATCGCCAGCTTCTTTCTGGAAGGGGCCCGCGAACTGGACAAGGCCACGGTCGACGATCCCACCGCCGATCTCTGGCGCTGGCATCTGGCCGAAGAGTACGAGCACCGCCATGTCGCCAACTACCAGTTCCATGCCATCTACAACAGCTACTGGTACCGGCTCTGGGGCATCTGCTACTCGGCCCCGCACATGCTCGGCTACATGATCGGCACCGGCCTGTACATGATCAACGAGGACCGCAAGTCCGGACGGATCAAGGATCCCTGGCGCAGCCGTCTGCGCTTCGCCGGAATGATGGGACGGCTGTTTGCGTACATCGTCCCCCGGGTGATCACCAGCCTGCACCCGAAGTACGACCCCAAGGATCTGCCGGAACCGAAGCGCTGCATGGCCGTGCTCG from Nevskia ramosa DSM 11499 includes the following:
- a CDS encoding DUF7064 domain-containing protein, coding for MPVITKSFADFPKEHAFRHPMKPGGRESLAHMLMFPEHGIAGFIYPTVLADGHAKGRATLFGPGLKEPIHEQIDEEVAATLNFDNWTSGPLRMAVIEPHQRVDLAWDGERIKFDGHFEALHPPYAFSSHPDGNPPYYGDDRTEQHGRLKATLEVDGRKMKGDGYLIRDHSWGPRIWGLNQHYKWFHATTERCSIHFFEMLSFGRRQVRGFLHQDGVMRHLTDVSYDFTYDDQMMQKTFQATVTDTDGRKLRVDCKAFANIQLEFDPMVYLNEAALTLEIDGQTGTGWCEFCWNRNYYTFARDYVKQYG
- a CDS encoding metal-dependent hydrolase, giving the protein MKVREIDIDFSQAKLHWTPEDPEFAQFWNGTSTFLPYLEPFLNRTVRAGIDMLPPEMTELREDCRIFIAQEGRHYKNHAKLNAFLRASGYPGLAAREAKMKADYERFEKEKGHKYCMGYAEGFETLGPIIASFFLEGARELDKATVDDPTADLWRWHLAEEYEHRHVANYQFHAIYNSYWYRLWGICYSAPHMLGYMIGTGLYMINEDRKSGRIKDPWRSRLRFAGMMGRLFAYIVPRVITSLHPKYDPKDLPEPKRCMAVLEHAETRWARKPASAAAPAAV
- a CDS encoding Crp/Fnr family transcriptional regulator, translating into MTLLDSLHNFVDALPSPVRAALDAVSISRSLPAESRLLRAGTLPKEVFQIIDGRVKYSAWDHLGRETVLTYMTRGDWMGLSEMFTELPSAWNVVAQSPVIVRVIKRHDFLRLIDEHPELSRQLLKMFALRFSLHRLFGLDHSALSLKERLVKMLYFLSFSYEKEAADDQAVFMKLSQEELGKIVGASRQKLNPALKSLEREQMLDVHIGGVSLRSRTAIVQRYGHLLHAVEPPSR
- a CDS encoding haloalkane dehalogenase, with protein sequence MHETISARFDFAAHHADVLGSRMHYIDTGPAGDEVVLFLHGNPTSSYLWRNIIPHVAPQARCIAPDLIGFGKSDKPDIAYRFEDHVRYIDAFIETLGLKRLTLVLHDWGSAIGLNWARRHTDRVKGVALMEFIAPVKSWSDWPENLQPVFQAFRTPGSGEEMVIEQNFFIEKVLPGAVVRGLTEEEMSHYRAPFHDKATRKPMLVFPNQLPIAGQPADVVAATEAYMAWLTETEVPKLLFWGTPGVLVTPALAARYAETFPRLRSVDIGPALHYVQEDHPHLIGKTIAAWMGEQRASIQSA
- a CDS encoding AEC family transporter, which translates into the protein MSEHLLISLGESLAPIALLIAFGYLWKLTAPGGLDALQARRAINLLVMYAFYPGLAYHVVSHARFGADFFWVPLYTWVGLLIAAALAWLVFARSGLFQQLARRQLGALIIACSFGNILSIGLSVLQPLYGDEAARFAVYADILGVSMLFWSFGAGLASAWGKVEGGGDGFSLATFLRSFSRLPPVWAFAAGFAVNLLGLPNPIVIDRTAELLGQAAVPAMLLTIGMSLSPAALRKRPGLLAVACLLKLVLMPALVAALCLPFLGRSELSVSIILLAGMPTMMATVMLSERYGLDTELLASVLVATTLLYFAVLPVWLWLLLG
- a CDS encoding LuxR C-terminal-related transcriptional regulator, with protein sequence MPDRILQSRLTPPTLPTLGLKRSGFGDWALKCLEAPGQIVAVFAPAGYAKTSLLRSLHTELGARPGKLAWLSLGKDADTPERFALYLGEALSRVGVRFRASHGDDFVAAVVNALALLDTPLTLLIDDLHCIRHPDNLALIDQLLQHLPPMTRIVMAGRSNPGLRLASLFAQRRLMLIEPAELAFCFAEMTEFLIRESGESLGAAALNEVFEQTQGWPGLLSVLVSNLGRGASLETLLRDGQMPRRELSAYIAEEIIGELPALDRLAVEVLALAPQVDQALMNFVVADDEAARPDLEAISRRNPLVRALSKGGYVAHPAVRHALRARMESEHRSRYASICRRLAEWYRTHGNAALAIDYLIDSGELVQASALLETEGRNIAMEGFPDRCLAWLARLHPEHLDQHPGLQLTEVWARVTMHETDAASDVLASARLLAATRSNPVFNVEVMTATAFSQAISDHPDAALAAVEAVPAAVREESAIVRAGCASVQAWCLFSQGRFDEARQLLYRMACLEMQGQGLLVHAYASIVSGECYAAEGQIDAAEAIFRRAVKLAEDLRGRRSMVVVVALGPLLEILHEADRIDEVLALASGRSHLRVKYSTPGSVSAAGVALAHCLRLRNAGAEASELLDDVLRVGEESHLPRIVAHALAAKIQIALRDGRSHELAELCGRLDALRHDEAGLLDTPQGVINYLSRVSQIRVLIGRQDVTTALREAEALSLALAELPWTRVKVTVDTLLAVVRWAAGDKANAIEALADVVQRSAPLGLIRSIVDQIGDLTLLESAELRRAVPAPLHAYLDRLKAAGTTSIPAAPSGSRMIVPGSGWTDATLSGQDPGFTTREREILFLVGRGLSTKRIAQTLRISPETAKWHTRNVYEKLGVHDRPSAQLAIRRLQLSDGGASSPR
- a CDS encoding DUF1615 domain-containing protein; its protein translation is MRRLWRALCSLGLLALAACSGTPELPEGPTLSPTQARALIERLLPERIADRSGWAVDIYASFAAMELAPTPSNVCSVIAVAEQESGFQVDPAVPGLAAIAWKEIDTRAAAHSLPKLVVHTALRVNSPDGRSYAERIDAAKTERELSEIFDDLIGSLPLGRTFFADRNPVRTGGPMQVSIAYAEQQAERRPYPYPVDQSLRREVFTRRGGLYFGIAHLLDYPASYQDPIYRFADFNAGHYASRNAAFQSALSLLSGIPLALDGDLLRIGGEDDKPGQTELAARVLAKRLDMSNGDIRDDLQRGDDAKFERSTLYEQVFERAEQAEGRPLPRAVLPQIQLKSPKITRKLTTDWFAKRVDERYKRCLLRAP